TCCTACAAGTGATAAAAAGAAAAAATCAACCAAGGAGGAACAAGAAGATAGTTCCCGTGGTGGAGCTTTTCACCAAAAGAAGGAAAGTAACGCCAAAACTTTCAATTATGGAGGTGGTGAAAAAGCAAAAATGACGATGAAATTGAAAAAGAAATAAATAAAAAAAGGGAAGTTTAAACTTCCCTTTTTTTATTAAAATGTCTGCTTTTTATTGATTCCGTAACATGTCAGTGATCTCACTACGCTCAGTTTATTGGCAAAAAAACTCCAGCCAATTTTCAAAGCTAGGCGCTTGTGAGAAAGTATAATAGCTCTATTTCAGCACCTTTTTTAACAACTTGATATACGCATTTGCGATATGTTCCATCCCCTGATCATTTGGGTGTGCATAATCTACTGTTGAGTTTAAGTCCAGCCCCAGTTCCCCACTCGATAGCATAAAAATCTGCCGAACCCCTTTTGACTGTAATTTCTCGTAGGTTGTTTTCAATACCCGGCTACTTTGCTGATATTCTTTATTTTTGTCTTCGTTAAATACGGTATTGATATTTCCAGAACTATGCTGTGTCAATATGATCGGTGTTGTCGGGTGTTCTTTTCTTAAAAATGTAACCGCATTGACCAATAGCGAATCCAATTGTTTTTCGCTGAGTGATTTAGTAATCGCAAGATTCGGAATACAATCCAAAATATAGCATGCTGCGTCCACCTGATTCATTACATTTAGGATAGGCTGTTCAAGACGACCGTTACCTGAAAAACATAAATTCAGAATCTCGTTATTAACAGCTCTACCTACCTGGCTTGTCCAAACAAGACCTGGCCGGCTGGTACATGCCCCTTGTCCTATAGAAGTACCATAGACCACAATAGGTTTCAGGGTAGCGGTATGTGTATATGTTAACTTCGCATCATTAGGCACACCAATACTCAACCATTTAACCGCGTTATACAAAGGAAGATACAAACGATAGTTAAAGTTATTATTCTTACCTATATGCTTCCAGGTATAAGAAATCGTGTCTGAAAAATCATAACTACCGTAAGCCCATTTCCAAACTTTATGTGTTGTATCATAGCCATAAAGATCCAGTCCACTGACACCGGTAGTAGGCATATGGGGCATATTCAATCCACCTGCAACTTGATATTGAACTGTAATTTCCGAAGCTGATGTCTGAAAATCGATATAGAGTCCAGCAGAATTTTGTCCCAGTTCCCAAACCGGTTTGCGCACCTGCTTTTCCAGCTCATCCGGTAGTCGACCAAAGGCTGTAAGCTTCTGATTGTCGAGCCGGCCTTCTACATGTTTATCGTCAAGGGGCGAAAACCAGGTATAATTTTGCTGTCCTTTGACAATCGAAAGTGAGAACAGCATCAGTGCCATGAGAGAAACTTTTGAAAACATACGATACTTTAGGTTTGAATTTGAATTGATTAAAAAAAGGAGCCTAATTGGCTCCTTTTTATTACGATTTATTTATTATACTATAAAATAGCTTGTCTTACACGTACTAGTTTTTCCATCAATCCTTCAAGCAGATCAAGGTGCAACATATTTGCGCCATCAGATTTTGCATTTGCAGGATCAGGATGGGTTTCGATAAATAGACCATCGGCCCCAACAGCAATCGCCGCTTTGGCTATTGTTTCGATCAGTGCAGGCTTTCCACCTGTTACTCCTGAAGTCTGATTTGGTTGCTGAAGTGAATGTGTACAATCCATCACAGTCGGTACATTAAAGGAACGCATTTCGGGAATCCCTCGATAGTCAACGATCAGATCCTGGTAGCCAAATGTATTACCACGATCGGTCAAAAATACCTTTTCATTACCAGACTCGACAATCTTATCTACTGCAAACTTCATGGATCCTGCACTTAAAAACTGTCCTTTTTTTACGTTAACGACTTTATTAGTTTTTGCTGCAGCGACCAATAAATCCGTTTGTCTACATAAAAATGCTGGAATTTGAAGAACATCTACATAAGCTGCGGCCATTTCCGCTTCATGGCTTTCATGTATATCTGTTACCGTAGGAACGCCGAAGGTCTTCCCTACTTTTTCCAAAATTTTCAGCGCTTTTTCATCCCCTATACCCATAAAAGAATCCAAACGAGATCGGTTGGCCTTACGGTATGAACCTTTAAAAATATAAGGGATATTGAGTTTATCTGTAATAGTAACAATCTTTTCAGCAATCCGCAAAGCGATTTCTTCTCCCTCAATTGCACATGGCCCTGCCATTAAAAAGAAATTCTGCGAAGTTCCATTCTTTATTTCAGGAATGTATTTGTTGATCATATGAATTATATAAAAATTTTAATTACCCAATTCCGATAAAAATTTGATACGCATCAATTGAAGGTCTTCAAAACTATAATCGTCACCTCCTAATTCCTTAAGCGCGTCGTTGATCGAGTCAGTTTCAGCTGTTTTAAAGTAATCGTACACTTCGTCCTGACGATCTTCATCAATAATTTCGTCAATAAAATAATTGATATTTATCTTGGTACCGGCATTAACGATCGTTTCAATTTCCTTTAATATTTCCTCGTAGGTAATCCCCTTCGCTGCTGCAATATCATCCAGCGCAATCTTGCGGTCAATATTTTGGATGATAGCCACCTTCAGCGCAGATTTATTTGCTGTACTTTTGATGACCAGATCTACAGGCCTGTCGATTTCATTTTCCTCCACATAGTCCTTGATCAGCGCAATAAAGGAAGCACCAAATTTAATCGCCTTACCATTCCCTACCCCTTGAATCTGTTTTAATTCGTCGATATTAACTGGATAATGTGTACACATTTCCTCTAAGGAAGGATCTTGGAAGATCACAAATGGTGGCAATGACTTACTCTTAGCGATCTTTTTACGCAAATCTTTAAGCATACCCAGCAAGGTCGTGTCGAGTGCTCCAGTTCCATGACCAGCCTCGTCTCCAGCAGTACTTTCTGCACTTTCGATAGGACGGTTTAAAACAAATTTTAACTGGTAAGGATTGTCTATATAATTCCGACCAATATCCGTTAATTTCAGCAAACCATAGTGATCAATATCTTTCTCAACAAAGTTGTCCAATACGGCTTGGCGTAACAGCGATTTCCAATAGATGGTACCTTTTTCCTTCCCTGAACCAAATAGACGGTGCTCGTCATGTTTATAGGAAGATACAGGTTGATTGTTCTGCCCGATCATCACGTTAATCACATGGTGATCGTCAAATTTTTCACCCTGTTCTTTAATAAAGCCCAGTACATCTTTTAGGGATTCCTCGGCTTCAAAATATTCTTTTTCCGAACGGCAATTATCGCACATATTACTACAGCCCTGTTCGTCAAAGTTTTCCCCAAAATAATGAAGAATCTGCTTACGACGACAGACTGCAGATTCGGAATAATCGATGACTTCTTTCAGTATCTGTGTACCGATCTCGCGTTCGGCCACAGGTTTGTCTTTCATGAATTTTGTCAGCTTTTCAACATCTTTCTCCGAATAGAAAGCCAAACAATAACCATCGCCCCCATCACGGCCAGCACGCCCAGTTTCCTGGTAGTAGCCTTCCATGGATTTCGGAATATCATGGTGGATAACATAACGGACATCCGGTTTGTCAATCCCCATACCAAACGCGATTGTCGCGACAATCACTTCTACATCCTCCATCAAAAATTTATCTTGCGTATCAGCCCTTGTTTTAGCATCAAGGCCTGCATGGTAGGGCAGCGCTTGAATACCGTTCAGGTTCAACACCTCGCTTATTTCTTCAACTTTCTTTCTGCTCAAGCAATAGACAATACCAGTTTTACCTGGTTTTGTCTTGATAAAGCGCACAATTTCTTTGACCACGTCTTTTTTGGGACGTACCTCATAGTATAAATTGCTCCGATTGAATGATGATTTGAATAGCACGGCATCATTCATCTGTAAGTTTTTACGGATATCAGATTGCACTTTTGGCGTCGCTGTTGCTGTCAACGCAATAATTGGAATATTAGCGCCTATCTCATTGATAACTTGACGTATTTTACGGTATTCCGGTCTAAAATCATGTCCCCATTCTGAAATACAATGTGCTTCATCTACGGCAACAAAAGACACTGTAATCTGATGCAGGAACTCCACATTATCTTGCTTAGCAAGTGATTCTGGAGCTACATAGAGTAACTTGGTCTTTCCTGCAAGCACATCTTCCTTTACACGGGTGATTTCACTCTTGTTCAGTGAGGAGTTTAAAAAATGAGCGATACTATCTTCGCCGCCGAACGCGCGAAGTTGATCTACTTGATTTTTCATTAAAGCAATCAACGGGGAAATTACAATTGCGGTTCCCTCACTCATGAGTGCTGGCAGTTGATAACAAATTGATTTCCCTCCCCCGGTTGGCATAATAACAAACGTATCCTTCTTTTGAAGAATGCTGGTTATAATAGCCTCTTGATCTCCTTTAAAAGTATCAAAACCAAAAAAATCCTGTAAATTGTCGAAAAGTGATTTTTCTATTTCCATTGCGCCTTGGGCAAAAATAAGATAGATAAATGAAGAAATAATCCTGAAAAATAATCTATTTTTGCAATCTATTCTAATACATAAAAGTAAGAGTATTTTTTGTGAAAAACAACTACGAAATAAAAAATATAGCTATTCAAGCTATTCAAGAAGAAGCCAAAGCAGTAGCTGCTCTGGCTCAATATATTGATGATGATTTTGTTACCGTAATAAATAAAATCCTGCATCTTCAGGGACGGGTAATCGTCACAGGTATCGGAAAAAGTGCCATTATTGCGCAAAAGATTGTTGCAACATTAAATTCGACAGGGACACCGTCAATATTTATGCATGCAGCTGATGCCATCCATGGGGATCTGGGTATTATCCAACAGCATGATTTAATTATTGCCATATCCAAAAGCGGCAATACACCTGAAATTAAAGTTTTGGTCCCATTTCTAAAACAAACCAAAAATACTTTGGTGGCTTTGGTTGGCAACACAGCGTCCTACTTGGCAAAAAATGCAGACCACATACTGAACACCACTGTTGAGAAAGAAGCTTGTCCAAATAATTTGGCACCAACCTCAAGCACGACAGCGCAACTAGCCATGGGCGATGCACTAGCTGTCGCGCTACAGGAATGTCGTGATTTTACGGACCAGGATTTTGCCAAGTACCACCCTGGTGGTGCCCTGGGCAAAAAGCTCTACTTAAAAGTGGCTGACTTATCCGATCAAAATGGTAAACCTAGCGTGCAATTGGATGCCAACGTCAGAGATATCATCATCACAATCACACATTTCAGACTGGGAGCAGTAGCAGTCTTAAACGGCACACAAATCCAGGGTATTATCACCGATGGGGATATCCGTCGCATGCTCGAAAGACACACTGACCTTGCTGCGATCAATGCCGCAGAAATTATGGGCAAATCACCAAAGGTGATCGATAAAAATGAACTTGCAGCGAATGCTCTCCATATCATGCGGGAAAACAACATCACGCAGTTATTGGTATCAGATCAAGGGAACTACGATGGGGTTATCCATATACAGGATCTGCTTAAAGAGGGTATAATCTAACTGTAATAAAGTTGTTAGATGTGTAATAAATTGACAATAAATATTACATTTGGCATATCAGTTGTACTAGTTTAATCACAAAGTAATATCTTAGAAGCATGAAAAAGTATATAACAATTTTAGCAGTGATCATTTCCTTTATCGGTTTTTCGTCTATGCAAGCTGGACAAGGGGAATTTAAATTTGAAAAAGAAACACATGATTTCGGCAAGATTCCGGCTGGAACACCTGTATCGTATAATTTTAAATTTTCAAACACAGGCAGTGAGCCTATTATCATTTCGAACGTAGTCCCTACTTGTGGCTGTTCGGTGGCCGAGTTCACTAAAACCCCCATAAAACCGGGAGAAACAGGAACAATCAAGGTAACGTATAACGCTGCGGCTAAGGCACCATTTACCAAAAGTTTTACGGTACAATCGAATACGAAAACACCTGTAAAGACACTTTATATTAAAGGGATTGTGGAATAAAAATCCGACAGATAAAACGAAAAAAGCCACATCCTGATGTGGCTTTTTTCGTTTTATTTTGGTTAGCTTTGCACAACTAATTTTAAAAAAACTATAATGCCAGTAATATCAGAAAAAGGGCTAAATATGCCTGCGTCACCCATCAGAAAACTGACGCCTTATGCTGATCAAGCAAAAAAAGAAGGTAAAAAAATATACCACTTAAATATCGGGCAACCAGATATCCAAACACCTGAAATTATGCTTAATGCTTTGAAAAATATTGATTTCAAAGTATGGGCTTATACACCTTCTGAAGGTACCGCCTCCTACCGAAAAAAATTAGCCGAGTATTATAATAAGCTAAACTACAATATTGAACCTACTGACATCCTGGTAACCAATGGTGGCTCAGAGGCAATCACAATCACCATGCAAGCCTGCTTAAATGAAGGTGAGGAAGTGATTATCCCGGAACCGTTTTATGCAAACTACAATGGTTTTGCCTGTTCATCGGACATTGTGATCAAACCGATCATGTCTTACATTGAAAGTGGATTTGCACTACCTTCTATTGCTGAATTTGAGAAAGTAATTACCGAGAAAACCAAAGCAATCTGCATCTGTAATCCCAACAATCCGACAGGCTATCTTTATTCGAGAGGAGAACTAGAAGCATTAAGGGAGCTTTGTCTGAAATATGATCTCTATCTGTTCTCTGATGAGGCTTATCGCGAATTTTGCTATGATGGTAGAGAGTTTATATCTCCAATGCACCTAGAAGGCCTCGAGAATAATGTTGTTATCTTTGATACAGTTTCAAAACGTTATTCAGCATGTGGTGCCCGTATCGGGTGTATTATTACCAAAAACAAAGAATTATATCAGACGGCATTGAAATTTGCGCAGGCGCGCTTAAGTCCATCTTTGGAGGGACAAATTGCCGGCGAAGCTGCTGTTGATACACCGGATAGCTACTTTGAAGCAGTATCTAAAGAATATACAGCCAGAAGAGATACATTGGTCAATGGGTTAAATGCTATTGACGGCGTATATTCCCCTAATCCAGGAGGTGCTTTTTATGTGGTTGCGAAGTTACCAATCGATAACGCGGATAAATTCTGCCAATGGATATTGGAGGAGTTTTCCTACAATAACGAAACGGTCATGATGGCTCCGGCAACTGGCTTCTATAGCACAGAAGGTGCTGGAACAAATGAGGTTCGCCTTGCTTATGTGCTGAATCAAAATGATCTTAAAAGTGCATTGACCTGTTTGGAGAAAGCACTAGAAGTATATCCAGGAAGAACGAATTAAAAAACAACGATTATACGTTACCAAAGCCGGCCCCAAAAAGGGTTTGGCTTTTTTTGTGCCCCAATGATATCTCCAGGCCAGTTTTCTTAC
The window above is part of the Sphingobacterium sp. ML3W genome. Proteins encoded here:
- the kdsA gene encoding 3-deoxy-8-phosphooctulonate synthase; translation: MINKYIPEIKNGTSQNFFLMAGPCAIEGEEIALRIAEKIVTITDKLNIPYIFKGSYRKANRSRLDSFMGIGDEKALKILEKVGKTFGVPTVTDIHESHEAEMAAAYVDVLQIPAFLCRQTDLLVAAAKTNKVVNVKKGQFLSAGSMKFAVDKIVESGNEKVFLTDRGNTFGYQDLIVDYRGIPEMRSFNVPTVMDCTHSLQQPNQTSGVTGGKPALIETIAKAAIAVGADGLFIETHPDPANAKSDGANMLHLDLLEGLMEKLVRVRQAIL
- a CDS encoding SGNH/GDSL hydrolase family protein; translation: MFSKVSLMALMLFSLSIVKGQQNYTWFSPLDDKHVEGRLDNQKLTAFGRLPDELEKQVRKPVWELGQNSAGLYIDFQTSASEITVQYQVAGGLNMPHMPTTGVSGLDLYGYDTTHKVWKWAYGSYDFSDTISYTWKHIGKNNNFNYRLYLPLYNAVKWLSIGVPNDAKLTYTHTATLKPIVVYGTSIGQGACTSRPGLVWTSQVGRAVNNEILNLCFSGNGRLEQPILNVMNQVDAACYILDCIPNLAITKSLSEKQLDSLLVNAVTFLRKEHPTTPIILTQHSSGNINTVFNEDKNKEYQQSSRVLKTTYEKLQSKGVRQIFMLSSGELGLDLNSTVDYAHPNDQGMEHIANAYIKLLKKVLK
- the recQ gene encoding DNA helicase RecQ translates to MEIEKSLFDNLQDFFGFDTFKGDQEAIITSILQKKDTFVIMPTGGGKSICYQLPALMSEGTAIVISPLIALMKNQVDQLRAFGGEDSIAHFLNSSLNKSEITRVKEDVLAGKTKLLYVAPESLAKQDNVEFLHQITVSFVAVDEAHCISEWGHDFRPEYRKIRQVINEIGANIPIIALTATATPKVQSDIRKNLQMNDAVLFKSSFNRSNLYYEVRPKKDVVKEIVRFIKTKPGKTGIVYCLSRKKVEEISEVLNLNGIQALPYHAGLDAKTRADTQDKFLMEDVEVIVATIAFGMGIDKPDVRYVIHHDIPKSMEGYYQETGRAGRDGGDGYCLAFYSEKDVEKLTKFMKDKPVAEREIGTQILKEVIDYSESAVCRRKQILHYFGENFDEQGCSNMCDNCRSEKEYFEAEESLKDVLGFIKEQGEKFDDHHVINVMIGQNNQPVSSYKHDEHRLFGSGKEKGTIYWKSLLRQAVLDNFVEKDIDHYGLLKLTDIGRNYIDNPYQLKFVLNRPIESAESTAGDEAGHGTGALDTTLLGMLKDLRKKIAKSKSLPPFVIFQDPSLEEMCTHYPVNIDELKQIQGVGNGKAIKFGASFIALIKDYVEENEIDRPVDLVIKSTANKSALKVAIIQNIDRKIALDDIAAAKGITYEEILKEIETIVNAGTKININYFIDEIIDEDRQDEVYDYFKTAETDSINDALKELGGDDYSFEDLQLMRIKFLSELGN
- a CDS encoding KpsF/GutQ family sugar-phosphate isomerase; protein product: MKNNYEIKNIAIQAIQEEAKAVAALAQYIDDDFVTVINKILHLQGRVIVTGIGKSAIIAQKIVATLNSTGTPSIFMHAADAIHGDLGIIQQHDLIIAISKSGNTPEIKVLVPFLKQTKNTLVALVGNTASYLAKNADHILNTTVEKEACPNNLAPTSSTTAQLAMGDALAVALQECRDFTDQDFAKYHPGGALGKKLYLKVADLSDQNGKPSVQLDANVRDIIITITHFRLGAVAVLNGTQIQGIITDGDIRRMLERHTDLAAINAAEIMGKSPKVIDKNELAANALHIMRENNITQLLVSDQGNYDGVIHIQDLLKEGII
- a CDS encoding DUF1573 domain-containing protein; this encodes MKKYITILAVIISFIGFSSMQAGQGEFKFEKETHDFGKIPAGTPVSYNFKFSNTGSEPIIISNVVPTCGCSVAEFTKTPIKPGETGTIKVTYNAAAKAPFTKSFTVQSNTKTPVKTLYIKGIVE
- a CDS encoding pyridoxal phosphate-dependent aminotransferase, with the translated sequence MPVISEKGLNMPASPIRKLTPYADQAKKEGKKIYHLNIGQPDIQTPEIMLNALKNIDFKVWAYTPSEGTASYRKKLAEYYNKLNYNIEPTDILVTNGGSEAITITMQACLNEGEEVIIPEPFYANYNGFACSSDIVIKPIMSYIESGFALPSIAEFEKVITEKTKAICICNPNNPTGYLYSRGELEALRELCLKYDLYLFSDEAYREFCYDGREFISPMHLEGLENNVVIFDTVSKRYSACGARIGCIITKNKELYQTALKFAQARLSPSLEGQIAGEAAVDTPDSYFEAVSKEYTARRDTLVNGLNAIDGVYSPNPGGAFYVVAKLPIDNADKFCQWILEEFSYNNETVMMAPATGFYSTEGAGTNEVRLAYVLNQNDLKSALTCLEKALEVYPGRTN